In Anaerohalosphaeraceae bacterium, the genomic window CTGCTGCACGCGGGAAGATGTGTGCACGACGGCTGATTGTATTTAAGCATGAAAGTAAAATTGGAAACGCTCCCGCTTACAAATTGTTTGACACGATTCAAATCAAGCCGTGTGAGGGAAAACCGCCTCGCAGCTATGAGGACTACAAGGGCAATATTACCGCTCCATCCGACGGTCCGCTGAGCGGTTTCCCGGGGGTTACCGTGCAGAATCTTTTGTGATTGTGGATGTCTTATGTATGCAGAGGCTGACTATCTTCCGCTTTCCGCCCTGCAGCATTGGGTGTTCTGTCCGCGGCAGTGCGGGCTGATTCACCTGGAGCAGGTCTGGGATGAAAATCGTCTGACGGCGGAAGGGCGTATCCTCCATCAGCGAGTCCACGAGATGTCGGATGAGCATCGTTCCGACATTTCTATTGTGCGGGGACTGAGGATTTATTCCCGCCGTCTCGGGCTGATCGGTCAGGCGGATGTGGTGGAGTTTCACAGGACTCAGGCAGGGATTTCTCTGCCGGATGCCGAAGGTTTGTGGCAGCCGTATCCGGTTGAGTACAAACGCGGCAGTCCCAAGATGGATGCCTGTGATGAGGTACAGCTGTGCGCTCAGGCCATCTGTCTGGAGGAAATGTTGGGGATTGCCGTTCTGCGAGGAGCTTTTTTTTACGGTCGCCCGAGACGGCGGAAGGAAGTGGTTCTTACGGATGAGCTGCGCAGGAAGACGGAAGAATCGGCACACCAGCTGCATGAGATGTTTCGACGGGGGCGTACACCGGGTGCTTCTTATGAGAAAAAATGCCGGGCCTGTTCTTTGTACAATCAATGTCTCCCCAAAACGACCGGCGGAAAAAAGAACATTGAGCATTACCTCCAGATGGCTTATGAACTGCCCCGGGAGGAGATGATTCCATGAAACAGCTCCTCAATACCCTGTTTGTTACAACGCAGGGCGCCTATCTGGCCAAAAACGGCGATACAGTCGAAATTCTGCATGAGCAGCAGACAAAGCTGCGTGTGCCGATTCATACCCTCGGAAGCATCGTCTGTTTTGGGAATGTTGCCTGCAGCCCGTTTTTGATGGGACTTTGTGCCGAACATAACGTTCCATTGTCATTTCTCACTGAGAACGGGTACTTTCTCGCAAGGGTACACGGTCCCGTTTCCGGCAATGTTCTGCTGAGGAAAGAGCAGTACCGCCGCTCGGATGACCTGAAAGCCAGTTCAGAAATCGCCCGTTCTGTTGTTTCGGCCAAAATCGCCAACAGCCGCATTGTCCTGCTCAGAGCACTCCGCGACCGACCGCAGACGGAAGGTCGGGAGAAGATTCAAAATGCTTTGGAGGAAATGGGGCAGAATCTGGAAGATTTAAAGCGTTCGAGCGATCTGGAGGAAATCCGCGGACTTGAAGGCATGGCCGCCAACACGTATTTCGGATGTTTTGACTGTCTGATTACGGCCAATAAGAATGCCTTCTTTTTTTCGCAGCGGAGTCGGCGTCCTCCCTTGGACCCCGTCAATGCGCTCCTTTCTTTTTTGTACACTTTGCTGGTGCATGATATTCGCTCAGCCCTGGAAGGGGTCGGACTGGACCCGGCCGTTGGATTTCTGCATCGAGATCGGCCCGGCAGGCCTGGACTGGCCTTGGATATGATGGAGGAATTGCGGGCTTATCTGGCGGACCGCCTGACGTTGTCGCTGATTAATCGGCAGCAGGTGAGCCCCGAAGGGTTTCAAAAGACGGAATCGGGTGCTGTTGTGATGGATGAGCAAACCCGAAAAACTGTATTGGTTGCCTGGCAGAAGCGAAAACAGGAAGAGATTACCCATCCTTTTCTTCAGGAAAAGATACAGATTGGTCTGCTCCCGTATGTTCAGGCCTTGTTGATGGCCCGGTTTCTGCGCGGGGATTTGGACGGGTACCCTCCATTTTTGTGGAGATGACTATTCGGAGACGTAGGTTGTATGATGGTGTTGGTAACGTATGATGTAAACACGGAAACGCCGGCTGCTCAGAAACGATTG contains:
- the cas4 gene encoding CRISPR-associated protein Cas4, with the translated sequence MYAEADYLPLSALQHWVFCPRQCGLIHLEQVWDENRLTAEGRILHQRVHEMSDEHRSDISIVRGLRIYSRRLGLIGQADVVEFHRTQAGISLPDAEGLWQPYPVEYKRGSPKMDACDEVQLCAQAICLEEMLGIAVLRGAFFYGRPRRRKEVVLTDELRRKTEESAHQLHEMFRRGRTPGASYEKKCRACSLYNQCLPKTTGGKKNIEHYLQMAYELPREEMIP
- the cas1c gene encoding type I-C CRISPR-associated endonuclease Cas1c, yielding MKQLLNTLFVTTQGAYLAKNGDTVEILHEQQTKLRVPIHTLGSIVCFGNVACSPFLMGLCAEHNVPLSFLTENGYFLARVHGPVSGNVLLRKEQYRRSDDLKASSEIARSVVSAKIANSRIVLLRALRDRPQTEGREKIQNALEEMGQNLEDLKRSSDLEEIRGLEGMAANTYFGCFDCLITANKNAFFFSQRSRRPPLDPVNALLSFLYTLLVHDIRSALEGVGLDPAVGFLHRDRPGRPGLALDMMEELRAYLADRLTLSLINRQQVSPEGFQKTESGAVVMDEQTRKTVLVAWQKRKQEEITHPFLQEKIQIGLLPYVQALLMARFLRGDLDGYPPFLWR